A DNA window from Undibacterium sp. YM2 contains the following coding sequences:
- a CDS encoding ABC transporter substrate-binding protein: protein MSMLTKWQVLRVVLLSFLGLSPLHARAACSRVINAPVTSLGYSVIVNGDSIGGIYPDLFRSLSSKETCQFLFSAVPRARLEVLFENGQADVLFPAIRTAKRDELGYFIPLIYTRATLISLQSARPAIHSQQELLEQKNLKVVVVRGFDYGEAYQAIIAELQKQGRLIVEADTVSAARVLKSGVADFSIMAPYIFAGAVQGDTRVEDIADKLRFDPLPELPWSDSGIYLSKKSLSQDDRNALQEMMEKAARSGMVWKGFSRYYKPEVLKEGNRPR, encoded by the coding sequence ATGAGTATGCTGACGAAGTGGCAAGTCTTGCGCGTAGTTCTGCTGTCCTTCCTGGGACTTTCTCCTTTGCACGCCCGGGCTGCCTGTTCACGTGTGATCAATGCCCCTGTTACTTCTCTGGGATACAGCGTCATCGTCAATGGTGACAGCATAGGTGGTATTTATCCCGATCTCTTCCGCAGTCTGTCTTCCAAAGAAACTTGTCAGTTCCTGTTTTCGGCTGTGCCGCGTGCCCGCCTTGAAGTATTGTTTGAAAACGGCCAGGCCGATGTCCTGTTCCCCGCCATACGTACTGCCAAACGGGACGAGCTTGGCTACTTCATTCCCCTGATCTATACACGGGCCACACTGATATCCCTGCAATCCGCACGACCTGCCATCCATAGCCAGCAAGAATTGCTGGAACAAAAAAACCTCAAGGTCGTGGTCGTGCGTGGATTTGATTATGGCGAAGCTTATCAGGCCATCATTGCCGAGCTGCAAAAACAGGGCAGGCTCATCGTCGAGGCTGATACCGTATCTGCAGCCAGGGTATTGAAATCAGGCGTGGCTGATTTCTCCATCATGGCACCGTATATTTTTGCCGGGGCAGTGCAGGGCGATACCAGGGTAGAAGACATCGCCGACAAACTCAGGTTTGACCCCCTGCCTGAACTACCCTGGAGCGACAGCGGTATCTACCTGTCAAAGAAAAGCCTGAGCCAGGATGACCGCAATGCCCTGCAAGAAATGATGGAAAAGGCAGCCCGTTCAGGCATGGTCTGGAAAGGCTTTTCACGTTACTACAAACCCGAAGTGCTGAAAGAAGGCAATCGCCCGCGTTAG
- a CDS encoding ABC transporter substrate-binding protein — MSLFAALAVSADQGFAACTRVITVPVASTGRSVIISGKQIDGIYPDLLRSLMEKEACKFALSAVPRARMELMFETGRADLLIPASRTPKRDEHGIFIPMIYNRATLISLESNRPVISSVQDLLDKKDLKVALVRGFDYGPAYQDLIKELSRQKRLYLDADPLSVARLLKAGIADITIMAPSILAGAIMDDGRVQDMLEKLRFEPIPELPWGDSGAYISKKSLSAEDSLALKDLLEQVAKSGMVWKGFQRYYPANVLKESIRPR, encoded by the coding sequence ATGAGCTTGTTTGCCGCCCTGGCGGTGTCCGCTGACCAGGGCTTTGCCGCCTGTACCCGTGTAATCACTGTACCTGTCGCCTCGACAGGGCGTAGCGTCATCATCAGCGGTAAGCAAATTGATGGCATATACCCGGACCTGTTGCGCAGTCTCATGGAAAAAGAGGCCTGCAAATTTGCCCTTAGCGCCGTACCCAGGGCAAGGATGGAACTGATGTTTGAAACCGGCAGGGCAGACCTGCTGATCCCCGCCAGCCGCACCCCCAAGCGCGATGAGCATGGCATCTTCATCCCCATGATCTATAACCGCGCAACCCTCATTTCGCTGGAGAGCAATCGCCCTGTCATCAGCTCGGTACAAGACCTGCTCGACAAAAAAGACCTCAAAGTTGCCCTGGTACGTGGCTTTGATTATGGCCCTGCTTACCAGGATTTGATCAAGGAGCTGAGCAGACAAAAACGCCTGTATCTTGATGCTGACCCATTGTCAGTCGCACGCTTGCTCAAAGCCGGCATTGCCGACATCACCATCATGGCTCCCTCCATACTTGCAGGTGCCATCATGGACGATGGGCGCGTACAAGACATGCTGGAGAAATTACGGTTTGAACCCATCCCCGAGCTGCCCTGGGGCGACAGCGGTGCCTATATTTCCAAAAAATCATTGAGCGCTGAAGACAGCCTTGCCCTCAAAGATTTGCTCGAACAGGTCGCTAAATCCGGCATGGTCTGGAAGGGTTTTCAACGTTATTACCCTGCGAATGTTTTGAAAGAAAGCATACGCCCACGCTGA
- a CDS encoding Lrp/AsnC family transcriptional regulator, whose product MLTINELDELDKRILQQLQKDASLTNHELALRVHASAPTCLRRVKRLTDEGIISRQVALLDAGKLGAGLTAIVEITLDHQATEKLVEFEQLVAQEGAVQQCYRVSQGPDFVLVIQVADMAAYHALAHRLFATHANVRNVRSFFSILRSKFETAIAL is encoded by the coding sequence ATGCTAACTATCAATGAGCTCGATGAACTGGATAAACGCATTTTGCAACAATTGCAAAAAGATGCCTCGCTAACCAATCATGAGCTGGCCTTGCGGGTGCATGCGTCTGCACCCACCTGCCTGCGCCGCGTGAAGCGGCTGACGGATGAGGGCATCATCAGCCGCCAGGTGGCGCTACTGGATGCCGGAAAGCTGGGAGCGGGCCTGACTGCCATCGTCGAAATCACGCTTGATCATCAGGCGACGGAGAAGCTGGTGGAATTTGAGCAACTGGTGGCGCAGGAAGGGGCGGTGCAGCAATGTTACCGCGTCTCGCAAGGGCCGGATTTTGTGCTGGTGATACAGGTGGCAGACATGGCGGCTTATCATGCGCTGGCGCACAGGCTGTTTGCGACCCATGCGAATGTGCGTAATGTGCGTAGTTTTTTTTCTATCTTGCGCAGCAAGTTTGAAACAGCTATCGCATTGTAA
- the glmS gene encoding glutamine--fructose-6-phosphate transaminase (isomerizing) — MCGIVGAVAQRNITPVLLEGLKRLEYRGYDSCGVALHVDGHLQRSRSTSRVADLQAQIDQSGLAGFTGIAHTRWATHGAPSSSNAHPHFSRERIALVHNGIIENHEELRAELTQAGYVFESQTDTEVIAHLIDHLYSGDLFETVQIAIKRLTGAFAIAVFCRDEPHRVVGARQGSPLIVGVGQGENFLASDAMALAGTTDQIIYLEEGDVVDLQLQKVWIVDSEGKSVQREVKTVHAHSGAAELGPYRHYMQKEIFEQPRAIADTLEGVISIMPELFGDGAYKVFKQIDSVLILACGTSYYAGLTAKYWIEAIAKIPVNVEIASEYRYRESVPNPNSLVVTISQSGETADTLAALKHARSLGMLHTLTVCNVATSAMVRECALSYITHAGVEVGVASTKAFTTQLAALFLLALSLAQSKGRLTETDEAEHIRALRHLPVAISAVLALEPQIISWAEEFARKENALFLGRGLHYPIALEGALKLKEISYIHAEAYPAGELKHGPLALVTKEMPVVTVAPNDTLIEKLKSNMQEVRARGGEIYVFADADSRITSSEGVHVIRLPEHYGQLSPILHVVPLQLLAYHTALARGTDVDKPRNLAKSVTVE, encoded by the coding sequence ATGTGCGGTATCGTCGGCGCAGTTGCTCAACGCAATATCACCCCAGTCTTGCTCGAAGGCTTGAAGCGGCTTGAATACCGTGGCTATGACTCATGCGGCGTCGCCCTGCATGTCGATGGCCACTTGCAACGCTCACGCAGTACATCCCGCGTGGCAGACCTGCAGGCACAGATAGACCAGTCCGGCCTTGCTGGCTTTACCGGCATCGCCCACACCCGCTGGGCCACGCACGGCGCACCATCATCATCAAATGCCCACCCGCATTTCTCGCGTGAGCGCATCGCTCTCGTGCACAACGGCATCATAGAAAACCATGAAGAACTGCGCGCAGAACTGACACAGGCTGGCTATGTGTTTGAAAGCCAGACCGACACCGAAGTCATCGCCCATCTCATCGATCACCTCTACAGCGGCGATCTGTTCGAGACCGTGCAAATCGCCATCAAGCGCCTGACCGGTGCATTTGCGATTGCCGTCTTCTGCCGTGATGAACCGCACCGTGTCGTTGGTGCCCGCCAGGGTTCTCCACTCATCGTCGGCGTTGGCCAGGGTGAAAACTTCCTCGCATCCGACGCCATGGCACTGGCAGGCACTACCGACCAGATCATCTATCTCGAAGAAGGTGACGTGGTAGACCTGCAACTGCAAAAAGTATGGATAGTCGATAGCGAAGGCAAATCAGTCCAGCGCGAAGTGAAAACCGTACACGCCCACAGCGGCGCCGCTGAGCTCGGCCCTTACCGCCACTACATGCAAAAAGAAATCTTCGAGCAGCCACGTGCGATTGCCGACACGCTCGAAGGCGTCATCAGCATCATGCCCGAGTTGTTTGGTGACGGTGCCTACAAAGTCTTCAAGCAGATAGACTCAGTCCTGATACTCGCCTGCGGCACCAGTTATTACGCTGGCCTGACGGCCAAATACTGGATAGAAGCAATCGCCAAAATCCCCGTCAATGTAGAAATCGCCAGCGAATACCGCTACCGCGAAAGCGTGCCCAACCCCAATTCACTGGTCGTCACGATCTCGCAAAGTGGCGAGACCGCAGACACCCTGGCCGCACTAAAACATGCACGCAGCCTGGGCATGCTGCACACCCTCACCGTCTGCAATGTCGCCACCAGCGCCATGGTGCGTGAGTGCGCCTTGTCATACATTACCCATGCCGGTGTAGAAGTCGGCGTCGCTTCCACCAAGGCTTTCACCACACAACTGGCAGCACTCTTCCTGCTGGCACTGTCACTGGCCCAAAGCAAAGGCCGCCTAACCGAGACAGATGAAGCAGAACATATTCGTGCCCTGCGCCACCTGCCCGTCGCCATCAGCGCCGTGCTGGCGCTGGAACCGCAAATCATCTCCTGGGCAGAAGAATTCGCCCGCAAGGAAAACGCACTCTTCCTCGGTCGCGGCCTGCATTACCCCATCGCCCTCGAAGGGGCATTAAAACTCAAAGAGATTTCCTATATCCACGCCGAAGCCTATCCAGCTGGTGAACTCAAACACGGCCCCCTGGCCCTGGTCACCAAGGAGATGCCGGTAGTAACAGTCGCCCCCAACGACACCCTGATAGAAAAACTCAAGTCCAACATGCAAGAAGTCCGCGCCCGAGGCGGCGAAATCTACGTCTTCGCCGACGCCGACTCCCGCATCACCTCCAGCGAAGGCGTACATGTCATCCGCCTGCCAGAACACTACGGCCAACTGTCCCCCATACTGCACGTAGTGCCACTGCAATTGCTGGCCTACCACACCGCACTTGCGCGGGGGACGGATGTTGACAAGCCACGCAACCTGGCAAAGAGTGTGACAGTTGAATAG
- a CDS encoding YciI family protein: MAKYLISFPSAAMKVADTEMEQVGRDAHAVIQETKEAGVYVFAGGIDETVPPVLVSANGAVAEGGYTWAPPLNGGFTVLELPSKEEAIDWAARIAKACRCDQELRVFGLDPES, from the coding sequence ATGGCAAAGTATCTCATTTCATTCCCCAGTGCTGCAATGAAAGTAGCTGACACCGAGATGGAGCAGGTAGGGCGAGACGCCCACGCCGTGATACAGGAGACCAAGGAGGCAGGCGTCTACGTTTTCGCTGGCGGCATTGATGAAACAGTGCCGCCCGTTCTGGTGTCGGCCAATGGCGCAGTCGCTGAGGGAGGTTACACTTGGGCACCGCCACTCAATGGCGGCTTTACGGTACTTGAGCTACCATCAAAAGAAGAGGCCATCGACTGGGCTGCACGTATTGCGAAGGCCTGCCGTTGTGATCAGGAGCTTAGAGTATTTGGACTAGACCCGGAGTCGTGA
- a CDS encoding alpha/beta fold hydrolase, with product MTNADKKTQESAVPESPKTIVAATAKASTEAGKINTRRRSLLAGAVSAATLTLPSKGYPVNTPVPPQGSAIAGMFPGFKSRTLNTSGTTIQTLVGGQGPALLLLHGHPQTLACWHKIAPALAQHFTVVLTDLRGYGDSGKPEGGESHIGYSKRLMAQDQVEVMQQLGFSRFQVAGHDRGGRVVHRMLLDHPDAVERAALLDIAPTATMYASTNMAFASRYVWWFFLIQPAPLPEKLIGANLEFYLEHHINKQNKTPGAITPAAYAEYRRCYTSETLHAVCEDYRAAASIDLEHDAADADKKIQSPLLVLWGAKGVVGNTYDVLKTWQEKSVDGAVSGGALPCGHYLPEEAPEQTLNAFLNFFRKAEG from the coding sequence TTGACAAATGCAGATAAGAAAACCCAGGAGAGCGCCGTGCCAGAATCCCCAAAAACAATAGTAGCAGCTACCGCTAAAGCAAGCACTGAAGCGGGTAAAATCAATACTCGCAGAAGAAGCCTGCTTGCCGGTGCAGTATCGGCGGCAACGCTGACATTACCCAGTAAAGGATACCCTGTGAATACACCCGTGCCCCCACAAGGTTCAGCAATTGCCGGCATGTTCCCGGGCTTCAAAAGCCGCACGCTCAACACCAGCGGCACCACGATTCAAACCCTGGTGGGTGGCCAGGGCCCGGCACTGCTGCTATTGCATGGGCATCCGCAAACCCTGGCTTGCTGGCATAAAATCGCACCGGCATTGGCGCAACATTTTACGGTCGTGCTGACCGACCTGCGCGGCTATGGGGACTCAGGCAAACCAGAAGGTGGTGAAAGTCACATAGGGTATTCGAAGCGACTCATGGCGCAAGACCAGGTTGAAGTCATGCAGCAACTGGGCTTTTCTCGCTTCCAGGTGGCTGGCCATGACCGTGGCGGGCGCGTCGTTCACCGCATGCTGCTTGATCATCCAGATGCGGTAGAACGCGCAGCCCTGCTCGACATCGCCCCCACTGCGACCATGTATGCATCGACGAATATGGCATTTGCCAGCCGTTACGTGTGGTGGTTCTTCCTGATACAGCCAGCGCCCTTGCCAGAAAAATTGATAGGCGCCAACCTGGAATTTTATCTGGAACACCATATCAACAAACAAAACAAAACCCCAGGCGCAATCACGCCCGCAGCCTATGCAGAATACCGCCGCTGCTACACAAGCGAAACCCTGCATGCAGTCTGCGAAGATTACCGGGCCGCAGCATCGATAGACCTTGAACACGATGCTGCCGACGCCGACAAAAAAATCCAGTCACCCTTGCTGGTATTGTGGGGAGCCAAGGGCGTTGTCGGCAACACCTATGATGTGCTGAAAACCTGGCAAGAAAAATCTGTCGATGGCGCAGTCAGCGGTGGTGCGCTGCCTTGTGGACACTACTTGCCAGAAGAAGCGCCGGAACAAACACTGAATGCGTTTCTCAACTTCTTTAGAAAAGCTGAGGGGTAA
- a CDS encoding 2-hydroxycarboxylate transporter family protein, protein MHIETALPAEPAGSGSWSRLMAIRIGPLPLPVYIVLAVITIAAAINHRLPNDLIGGLAVMMLAGFLLGDLGNRIPLLKHIGGSAILCLFVPSALLGYNLFDQDMHKALTTAMKTANLQYLYIACLVVGSILGMSHKVLVQGFIRMFIPLLVGTVAAVGAGLAVGMLLGYEMKHVFFYIIIPILGGGIGEGILPLSIAYSEITTTPQAQIVATLIPAALIGNVVAILSAGALSWFGKKRPQYSGNGTLVRNGNDQELLAKQNEAPLNISLMGAGLLLTCAFFILGSVLAPVTGIPGPILMIIGAALVKVSKIMPANMELGAYQMYRFMTNNLTFAILVGLGTLFVPWNQMVNSLILSYFVICASIVLAMVASGFGIGFLMKMYPVESAIVTACHSGLGGTGDVAILSASNRMEMMPFAQISTRIGGAAMIVMATILMKIFS, encoded by the coding sequence ATGCATATAGAAACAGCTTTGCCTGCAGAACCAGCAGGATCAGGTTCTTGGAGCAGGTTAATGGCGATCCGTATCGGGCCACTACCATTGCCGGTGTATATCGTATTGGCAGTAATCACTATCGCAGCCGCCATCAATCATCGTTTGCCGAATGACTTGATCGGTGGTTTGGCGGTCATGATGTTAGCGGGCTTTTTGCTTGGTGATCTGGGCAACAGAATCCCGCTACTTAAACACATAGGCGGATCAGCCATACTCTGTCTGTTCGTGCCTTCGGCTCTGCTTGGCTATAACCTGTTTGACCAGGATATGCACAAGGCACTGACGACAGCAATGAAGACGGCGAACCTGCAATATCTGTACATTGCCTGCCTGGTTGTCGGCAGCATATTGGGCATGAGCCACAAGGTGCTGGTCCAGGGTTTCATACGCATGTTTATCCCATTGCTGGTTGGTACTGTCGCTGCAGTTGGTGCAGGCCTCGCCGTTGGCATGTTGCTGGGTTATGAGATGAAACATGTGTTCTTCTACATCATCATTCCCATTCTTGGTGGCGGTATTGGTGAAGGCATCCTGCCCTTGTCGATTGCCTATTCAGAGATCACGACGACGCCACAAGCGCAAATTGTTGCCACCCTGATCCCGGCTGCACTGATAGGCAATGTGGTGGCAATTTTGTCGGCTGGTGCCCTGAGCTGGTTTGGCAAGAAGCGCCCGCAATATAGTGGCAATGGCACCCTGGTACGCAATGGCAATGATCAGGAATTGCTGGCCAAACAAAACGAAGCGCCACTCAACATCAGCCTGATGGGGGCTGGCCTGTTGCTGACCTGTGCATTCTTCATTCTGGGTTCGGTACTGGCACCAGTGACGGGCATCCCCGGCCCTATCCTGATGATCATCGGCGCAGCCTTGGTCAAGGTCAGCAAGATCATGCCAGCGAATATGGAGCTTGGTGCTTACCAGATGTACCGCTTCATGACGAACAACCTGACATTTGCGATATTGGTGGGGCTGGGGACTTTGTTTGTTCCTTGGAACCAGATGGTCAATTCGCTCATTTTGTCCTATTTCGTGATCTGCGCTTCCATCGTTCTGGCGATGGTGGCAAGTGGCTTCGGCATAGGCTTTTTGATGAAAATGTACCCTGTTGAATCAGCCATTGTCACTGCCTGCCATAGCGGGCTGGGTGGTACTGGGGACGTAGCGATACTGTCTGCTTCGAACCGTATGGAGATGATGCCCTTCGCGCAAATTTCTACCCGCATCGGTGGTGCAGCTATGATAGTCATGGCGACGATATTGATGAAGATTTTTAGCTGA
- the leuD gene encoding 3-isopropylmalate dehydratase small subunit, with product MTVQTRIEGIAAPLPVANLDTDQIMPKQFLLRIDKAGLAKGLLYDMRFDLDGNSRPECVLNQTEYAGTRILVGGPNFGCGSSREHAVWGLQQYGIDAVIAPSFGEIFYSNAMNNKLMLVALAQADIDLLLADISSPSDKHVLIDVESMTVRSKSLAASFSLSERHRRMFLEGLDMVGATLAMQEQINEFATSHWQKRPWLKNLASKTRESLT from the coding sequence ATGACTGTTCAAACCCGAATCGAAGGTATTGCGGCACCCTTGCCAGTCGCCAACCTGGACACTGATCAAATCATGCCCAAGCAATTTTTGCTGCGTATTGACAAGGCTGGTCTGGCTAAAGGTCTGCTGTATGACATGCGTTTTGATCTGGATGGAAACAGCCGCCCGGAGTGCGTGCTTAACCAGACTGAATACGCTGGCACAAGGATATTGGTGGGTGGCCCCAATTTTGGTTGCGGTTCCAGCCGCGAACATGCGGTCTGGGGTCTGCAACAGTATGGGATTGACGCTGTCATTGCCCCCAGCTTTGGAGAGATATTTTATTCCAACGCCATGAACAACAAGCTCATGCTGGTGGCACTTGCCCAGGCCGATATTGACTTGCTTCTTGCTGATATCAGCAGCCCTTCAGACAAGCATGTGCTGATTGATGTTGAGAGCATGACAGTGCGCAGCAAAAGCCTGGCTGCCTCGTTCTCTCTGTCTGAACGCCACCGCCGCATGTTCCTCGAAGGCCTGGATATGGTGGGTGCAACTCTCGCCATGCAAGAGCAGATCAATGAATTTGCAACAAGTCATTGGCAGAAACGCCCATGGCTAAAAAATCTGGCAAGCAAGACCAGAGAAAGTCTGACTTGA
- the leuC gene encoding 3-isopropylmalate dehydratase large subunit: MTELPGTAKTLYQKLVETHTVARLDEQNVLLYADLHIMNEYTSPQAFAALTHASRKAAQPGQNLGVVDHIIPTHPLAIRTITEPNSALQASNLKRNCDFHGIPLFDTNDRYQGIEHVIAPELGMVRPGMVILCGDSHTTTYGAFGALGFGIGTSEVEHVLATQTLVYRLALDMRIHVAGRLPTGTTAKDLILLIIGQIGAQGARGYVLEFCGEAISALSMEARMTLCNMAVEAGARGALIAPDATTIDYVKAHCPDLVGDMLVMAQADWADLHSDNGASFDLELHFDANDVEPYVTWGTSPDQAIPITARIPNMPIETGNALRHTMERALHYTGLHAGDGVEGLPVDVVFIGSCTNARIEDLRAVAAIVKGRYVAPAVRAMIVPGSGEVRRQAEAEGLAQLFIDAGFEWRQPGCSMCLAMNDDVLSPGQRCASTTNRNFEGRQGRGAITHLMSPAMAAAAAVTGRITDVRKLGVQA, encoded by the coding sequence ATGACTGAATTGCCAGGTACAGCAAAAACGCTATACCAGAAGCTGGTGGAAACCCATACGGTAGCCCGCCTGGATGAGCAAAACGTGTTGCTGTATGCCGATTTGCATATCATGAACGAATACACCAGCCCCCAGGCATTTGCAGCATTGACCCATGCCAGCAGGAAGGCTGCCCAGCCTGGCCAGAACCTGGGGGTGGTCGATCATATTATCCCCACTCACCCGCTGGCGATACGCACGATTACCGAGCCAAATTCTGCCCTGCAGGCATCGAACCTGAAGCGTAATTGTGATTTCCATGGCATACCCTTGTTTGATACCAATGACCGTTACCAGGGCATAGAGCATGTCATCGCGCCTGAACTTGGCATGGTCAGACCGGGCATGGTGATACTTTGTGGTGACAGCCATACCACCACCTATGGTGCTTTTGGTGCGCTGGGTTTTGGCATCGGTACGTCAGAAGTGGAGCATGTGCTGGCTACGCAGACGCTGGTCTATCGCCTTGCGCTGGACATGCGCATCCATGTCGCGGGCCGCTTGCCCACAGGCACGACGGCGAAAGACCTGATCTTGCTGATCATTGGCCAAATCGGTGCGCAAGGTGCGCGCGGTTATGTGCTTGAATTCTGTGGCGAAGCGATCAGCGCGCTGTCCATGGAAGCGCGCATGACCCTGTGCAATATGGCTGTTGAAGCAGGTGCGCGCGGTGCGCTGATTGCGCCAGATGCGACGACCATAGACTATGTGAAAGCGCATTGCCCTGATCTGGTCGGCGATATGCTGGTCATGGCACAAGCGGACTGGGCTGATCTGCATAGCGACAACGGTGCCAGCTTTGACCTTGAGCTGCATTTTGATGCGAATGATGTAGAGCCTTATGTCACCTGGGGCACCAGCCCTGACCAGGCAATTCCCATCACAGCCCGTATCCCCAACATGCCAATAGAGACTGGCAATGCCCTGCGTCACACCATGGAACGCGCGCTTCATTACACAGGTTTGCATGCAGGTGATGGCGTAGAAGGCTTGCCAGTTGATGTGGTTTTTATAGGCTCTTGTACCAATGCGCGTATTGAAGACTTGCGTGCAGTCGCCGCGATTGTCAAAGGGCGCTATGTTGCGCCTGCCGTTCGCGCCATGATCGTGCCGGGTTCAGGCGAGGTCAGGCGGCAGGCAGAAGCAGAAGGTCTTGCCCAACTTTTTATCGATGCGGGTTTTGAATGGCGTCAGCCCGGTTGCTCGATGTGCCTGGCCATGAACGACGATGTGTTGAGCCCGGGCCAGCGCTGTGCATCTACCACCAACCGCAATTTTGAAGGCCGCCAGGGTCGCGGTGCGATCACCCATCTCATGAGCCCGGCCATGGCTGCGGCAGCTGCTGTAACTGGCCGCATTACCGATGTGCGCAAATTAGGAGTACAGGCATGA
- a CDS encoding LysR substrate-binding domain-containing protein, translating to MSSVSDVAFFTEVVKAGTLSGAAQELGVSTAAVSRRLANLEARLSIRLLNRTTRRAVVTPEGELYLAEGQKILAALEELEQRLSSSKAVPKGLLRVNASFGFGRQFIAPAIAGFVEIYPDVEVQMQLTDRPVNLSDDGFDVCIRFGEVPDARVTSRKIACNRRLLCASPIYLERHGTPLTPTDLQRHRCIVIRESDETYGTWHLHNANSQATVKVRGTVSTNDGESAVSWALQGQGILLRSDWNVAPYLQSGRLREVLSDWKLPNADIHAVYPMKNNLSAKVLAFVGHLEKYFRQYRSQDGVNSGW from the coding sequence ATGAGCTCAGTATCTGATGTCGCTTTTTTCACCGAAGTAGTGAAGGCAGGCACGCTCTCAGGCGCCGCGCAGGAGCTTGGCGTATCCACCGCTGCCGTCAGCAGGCGGCTCGCCAACCTGGAAGCGCGTCTCAGCATACGCCTGCTGAACCGCACCACCAGACGGGCCGTTGTAACGCCAGAAGGCGAGTTATATCTGGCCGAGGGCCAAAAAATCCTGGCCGCACTTGAAGAGCTGGAACAACGCCTGTCCAGCAGCAAGGCCGTCCCCAAAGGCCTGCTGCGCGTGAACGCCAGCTTTGGATTTGGCAGACAATTCATTGCACCCGCCATCGCAGGCTTTGTAGAAATCTACCCGGACGTTGAAGTGCAGATGCAATTGACAGACAGACCCGTCAACCTGTCCGACGATGGCTTTGATGTCTGCATACGATTTGGAGAAGTCCCAGACGCCAGGGTCACCTCAAGAAAAATCGCCTGCAACCGCCGCCTCTTGTGCGCATCCCCCATCTACCTTGAACGCCACGGCACACCACTGACACCAACCGACCTGCAACGCCACCGCTGCATCGTCATTCGCGAAAGTGATGAGACTTATGGTACCTGGCATCTGCACAACGCAAATTCGCAGGCAACCGTAAAAGTGCGCGGCACGGTATCAACCAACGACGGCGAATCAGCAGTCAGTTGGGCCTTGCAGGGTCAGGGCATCTTGCTGCGCTCAGACTGGAACGTCGCCCCCTACCTGCAATCTGGCCGGCTACGTGAAGTACTAAGCGACTGGAAACTGCCCAATGCAGACATTCATGCTGTTTATCCTATGAAGAACAATTTGTCTGCCAAGGTGCTGGCATTTGTGGGTCACCTGGAAAAATATTTCAGGCAGTATCGTTCGCAGGATGGTGTTAATAGTGGGTGGTAG